One genomic region from Pseudoduganella dura encodes:
- a CDS encoding class II glutamine amidotransferase — MCQLLGLNSSVPAGLGPFFDVFAERGGRTDEHKDGWGIAFHSGKRCRLYTDHRAAIDSPLAVRVRRGALRARNILAHIRKATQGRIAIENVHPFARQLWGRTWCFAHNGDLKEFAPAPGRFAPQGDTDSEAAFCLLLSRLASRFPHGQPAAHVLRDALSEVAAEIASHGTFNFILSNGETLFAHCSTHLHYRLDAGRAMVATQPVDTREGWVAFSSGELKAFGSGTLHP; from the coding sequence ATGTGCCAGCTCCTCGGATTGAACAGCAGCGTACCCGCCGGCCTCGGACCGTTCTTCGACGTATTCGCCGAACGCGGCGGCCGTACCGACGAGCACAAGGATGGCTGGGGCATCGCCTTCCACAGCGGCAAGCGTTGCCGGCTTTATACGGACCACCGCGCGGCGATCGACTCGCCGCTGGCGGTGCGCGTGCGCCGCGGGGCACTGCGCGCCCGCAATATCCTGGCCCACATCCGCAAGGCCACCCAGGGCCGCATCGCGATCGAGAACGTCCATCCGTTCGCCCGCCAGTTGTGGGGCCGCACCTGGTGCTTCGCCCACAACGGCGACCTGAAGGAATTCGCACCGGCGCCGGGCCGCTTCGCCCCGCAGGGCGACACGGACAGCGAAGCGGCTTTCTGCCTGCTGCTGTCGCGCCTGGCTTCGCGTTTCCCGCATGGCCAGCCCGCGGCACACGTGCTGCGCGACGCGTTGTCCGAGGTAGCTGCCGAGATCGCTTCGCACGGTACGTTCAATTTCATCCTGTCCAACGGCGAAACGCTGTTCGCGCACTGCTCGACGCACCTGCACTACCGCCTGGATGCCGGCCGCGCGATGGTGGCCACCCAGCCGGTCGACACGCGCGAAGGCTGGGTGGCCTTCTCGTCCGGCGAGCTGAAGGCGTTCGGCAGCGGCACATTGCACCCCTGA
- a CDS encoding EAL domain-containing protein, which produces MSFPVLQQYLARLADPATASSSLWLDATGRAHGRFFNCTMTSVFHPIRELGSGAAVACEGLARGISAEDEGLSLWRLLENAASDDESVELDRLCRMLHAINFFRQPDCETLELHLNVHGRLLSAVSSNHGHAFRRILDSLELPLDRILLQLPPTTPQQGWLLGYVADNYRRNGFRFAVHAGSVQEGLALLERVRPDVIRYDARDARDWEGLARLLTAAAGKGARVLFHHAEGAAALSALQGIADLAGVQPLAQGHALDMPRALLPAQPVRAAA; this is translated from the coding sequence ATGAGCTTTCCCGTCCTGCAACAATATCTCGCCCGGCTGGCCGATCCGGCCACCGCGTCGTCGTCGTTATGGCTCGATGCCACGGGCCGTGCGCATGGCCGCTTCTTCAATTGCACGATGACGAGCGTGTTCCACCCGATCCGCGAACTCGGTAGCGGTGCCGCCGTCGCCTGCGAAGGGCTGGCGCGCGGGATTTCCGCCGAGGACGAGGGCCTGTCGTTGTGGCGCCTGCTGGAAAACGCCGCCAGCGACGATGAATCGGTCGAGCTCGACCGATTGTGCCGGATGCTGCACGCGATTAATTTCTTCCGCCAGCCGGATTGCGAAACGCTGGAATTGCACCTGAACGTGCATGGGCGCCTGCTGTCGGCCGTCAGCAGCAACCACGGCCACGCTTTCCGCCGCATCCTCGATTCACTGGAGCTGCCGCTGGACCGTATCCTGCTGCAGCTGCCGCCGACCACGCCGCAGCAGGGCTGGCTGCTGGGCTACGTGGCCGACAATTACCGCCGCAACGGGTTCCGTTTCGCGGTGCATGCCGGCAGCGTGCAGGAAGGCCTGGCCCTGCTGGAGCGCGTACGGCCCGACGTGATCCGCTACGACGCCCGCGATGCGCGCGACTGGGAAGGGCTGGCGCGCCTGCTGACCGCCGCTGCCGGGAAAGGCGCGCGCGTGTTGTTCCATCATGCGGAAGGCGCCGCCGCGCTGTCGGCGCTGCAGGGCATTGCCGACCTGGCCGGAGTGCAGCCGCTGGCGCAGGGCCATGCCCTCGACATGCCGCGCGCGCTGCTGCCGGCCCAGCCGGTGCGGGCAGCTGCCTGA
- a CDS encoding YcbK family protein has protein sequence MATRRDFLHKTLGAGAASLIGAPLVGLAPARAQALQPPPDIFDAQALDLEFWIKPRTLTVTRPQSGEKASVLYWKDGELIDSAYQQLCHLLRDVNGKSTAPMDPKLLETLWGAQAFVARYGIESPIEILSGYRTPASNQRLREQGIPAARQSLHLEGKAADIRIANLNEEVVGGLIKSFQQGGVGFYYRGGPRGGWIHADTGLKRTWKG, from the coding sequence ATGGCAACACGCAGAGATTTTCTACACAAGACACTGGGGGCGGGTGCCGCCAGCCTCATCGGGGCGCCGCTGGTGGGACTGGCGCCGGCACGGGCGCAGGCCCTGCAGCCGCCGCCCGATATTTTCGACGCCCAGGCACTCGACCTGGAATTCTGGATCAAGCCCCGCACGCTGACGGTGACACGGCCGCAAAGCGGCGAAAAGGCGTCGGTGCTGTACTGGAAAGATGGCGAGCTGATCGATTCGGCCTACCAGCAACTGTGCCACCTGCTGCGCGACGTGAACGGCAAGTCCACCGCGCCGATGGACCCGAAACTGCTGGAAACGCTGTGGGGCGCGCAAGCCTTCGTGGCGCGCTACGGCATCGAGAGTCCGATCGAGATCCTGTCCGGCTACCGCACGCCGGCATCGAACCAGCGCCTGCGCGAGCAGGGCATCCCCGCCGCGCGCCAGTCGCTGCACCTCGAAGGCAAGGCGGCCGACATCCGCATCGCGAACCTGAACGAAGAGGTGGTCGGCGGGCTGATCAAGAGCTTCCAGCAGGGCGGCGTGGGCTTCTACTACCGCGGCGGCCCGCGCGGCGGGTGGATCCATGCCGACACGGGCCTGAAGCGAACATGGAAGGGGTGA
- a CDS encoding DUF3460 family protein, whose translation MMKLTGYVSEFEQFLSQYKEEHPDMEAEQRRGWKIWWDHRQDPDAAAREKRDSVRTRPYYYS comes from the coding sequence ATGATGAAACTTACCGGATACGTATCGGAATTCGAGCAGTTCCTGAGCCAGTACAAGGAAGAGCACCCGGACATGGAAGCCGAACAGCGGCGCGGCTGGAAGATCTGGTGGGATCACCGGCAGGATCCGGACGCGGCCGCCCGGGAGAAACGGGACTCGGTGCGGACCAGGCCTTATTACTACAGTTGA
- a CDS encoding putative bifunctional diguanylate cyclase/phosphodiesterase yields the protein MPALDRTQLMPAALAQLPGLATGLSHEGLLAALGGSDAFPQVPPGAAAGPERFDDLYLLAPVGVFLLDTDSTILQANLVGADLLGLDRAAQVRQRFRGYVAQRFLADFDAFVTRALNSREPLRCSLQLQRSRGERGVPVTLLGCEAAGVLRLTVEPAEGRLALLEKSEERFRRIVQTAREGIWEFDAEARTSFVNPRMAELLGYPVEEMAGRPLLSFLDAEGRSVLERNLARQQEGMPGRHEFKFIRKDGAALWVHLAANPLFDAGGGFLGALALASDITEHRESAELAWQQANFDALTGLPNRNMFQERLRHEMKKARRERSFLALLFIDLDQFKQINDRFGHQQGDSVLVQAAARLGACMRASDTLARIGGDEFVAILPGLAHVEDAERVAQDIIAILNRPFELAGGQQGLISGSVGLALYPSDAADAEELLRHADQAMYAAKNGGRNRYSYFTDDMQSAAQQRARLATDLRRAAAGHEFELHYQPIVNLKTGEVARAEALLRWRHPERGLLNPAEFIAGAESSGVLLDIGDRAFRQAADQVLAWQRALGRPFQVSINLSSAQLRDDAHGWLSYVESLQLPPKSLVVDVSEDLLSEPAGQVFERLGRLHAMGMQVALDDFGTGHSALAQLQRFDIDFLKIDRSFVAGLTGNSGDLALCEAMILLAHKLGLEVVAEGVETQAQLALLKAAGCDHAQGYVFARPAPAEELLALARQGTLEALGSG from the coding sequence ATGCCCGCACTCGATCGGACGCAGCTGATGCCCGCGGCGCTCGCCCAGTTGCCCGGCCTGGCCACCGGCCTGTCGCACGAAGGCTTGCTGGCAGCGCTGGGCGGCAGCGACGCCTTCCCGCAGGTGCCGCCCGGCGCTGCGGCCGGGCCCGAGCGGTTCGACGACCTGTACCTGCTGGCGCCGGTCGGTGTCTTCCTTCTCGACACCGATTCCACCATCCTGCAGGCGAACCTGGTCGGCGCCGACCTGCTGGGCCTCGACCGCGCCGCTCAAGTGCGTCAGCGTTTTCGCGGCTATGTCGCGCAGCGCTTCCTGGCCGATTTCGATGCCTTCGTCACGCGTGCCCTGAACAGCCGGGAGCCACTGCGCTGCAGCCTTCAGTTGCAGCGCAGCCGCGGCGAGCGCGGCGTGCCGGTCACGCTGCTCGGTTGCGAGGCGGCCGGCGTGCTGCGGCTCACGGTGGAACCGGCCGAGGGCCGCCTGGCCTTGCTGGAAAAGAGCGAAGAGCGTTTCCGGCGCATCGTGCAGACCGCGCGCGAAGGCATCTGGGAATTCGACGCCGAGGCCCGCACCAGTTTCGTCAACCCGCGGATGGCCGAGTTGCTGGGCTATCCGGTCGAGGAAATGGCGGGCCGGCCGCTGCTCTCGTTCCTCGACGCGGAAGGGCGCTCGGTGCTCGAGCGTAACCTCGCGCGCCAGCAGGAAGGCATGCCGGGCCGGCACGAGTTCAAGTTCATCCGCAAGGATGGCGCCGCGCTGTGGGTGCACCTGGCGGCCAATCCGCTGTTCGACGCGGGCGGCGGCTTCCTTGGCGCGCTGGCGCTGGCCTCGGACATCACCGAGCATCGCGAGTCGGCGGAGCTGGCCTGGCAGCAGGCCAACTTCGATGCGCTGACGGGGCTGCCGAACCGGAACATGTTCCAGGAGCGGCTGCGCCACGAGATGAAAAAGGCGCGCCGCGAGCGCAGCTTCCTGGCGCTGCTGTTCATCGACCTCGACCAGTTCAAGCAGATCAACGACCGCTTCGGCCACCAGCAGGGCGACTCGGTGCTGGTGCAGGCCGCCGCCCGGCTGGGTGCCTGCATGCGCGCGAGCGATACGCTGGCCCGCATCGGCGGCGACGAGTTCGTGGCGATCCTGCCCGGCCTGGCCCACGTCGAGGATGCCGAGCGGGTGGCGCAGGACATTATCGCCATACTGAACCGCCCGTTCGAGCTGGCCGGCGGCCAGCAGGGGCTCATTTCCGGCAGCGTGGGCCTCGCGCTGTATCCGTCCGACGCGGCCGATGCCGAGGAACTGCTGCGCCATGCGGACCAGGCGATGTACGCGGCCAAGAATGGCGGCCGCAACCGCTACAGCTACTTCACCGACGACATGCAGTCGGCGGCCCAGCAGCGCGCCCGGCTGGCCACCGACCTGCGCCGCGCCGCCGCCGGACACGAGTTCGAGCTGCATTACCAGCCGATCGTGAACCTGAAGACGGGCGAGGTCGCGCGCGCCGAGGCGCTGCTGCGCTGGCGCCACCCGGAGCGGGGGCTGCTCAACCCGGCCGAGTTCATCGCCGGCGCCGAATCGTCCGGCGTGCTGCTCGATATCGGCGACCGCGCATTCCGCCAGGCCGCCGACCAGGTGCTGGCCTGGCAGCGCGCGCTGGGCCGCCCGTTCCAGGTCAGCATCAACCTGTCGTCGGCGCAATTGCGCGACGACGCGCACGGCTGGCTGAGCTACGTGGAAAGCCTGCAGCTGCCGCCGAAAAGCCTGGTGGTTGACGTGTCGGAAGATTTATTGAGCGAACCGGCCGGCCAAGTGTTCGAACGCCTGGGCCGGCTGCATGCGATGGGCATGCAGGTTGCACTGGACGACTTCGGTACCGGCCATTCGGCGCTGGCGCAACTGCAGCGGTTCGATATCGATTTCCTCAAGATCGACCGCAGTTTCGTCGCCGGACTCACCGGCAACTCCGGCGACCTGGCGCTGTGCGAGGCCATGATCCTGCTGGCCCACAAGCTGGGACTCGAAGTGGTGGCGGAAGGCGTGGAAACACAGGCGCAGCTGGCGCTGCTGAAGGCGGCCGGCTGCGATCATGCGCAAGGCTATGTATTCGCCCGGCCAGCGCCGGCGGAGGAACTGCTGGCGCTGGCGCGGCAGGGGACGCTGGAGGCGCTCGGGTCGGGCTGA
- the flgL gene encoding flagellar hook-associated protein FlgL, whose amino-acid sequence MRIATTQFHATLNRSLELNQTAVTRLTQQMASGKRVMVPSDDPVTNVRLSRLTREEAIIDQYRENISAVKIRLSKNESYLSGMIGDLSQASDLLVWAADGSNTPDDLKSMVDSLVALRDSMAYTANTRDQEGKYLFSGTQTDTPPLAFDGATYSYAGNAGEQKVVVGNGITQTVNVNVGGLDVLLNKMNEAIDALANTTTDSSVEPMKSLIAETMSLVQSTQDGLSGKVAKLGGAQNVLATLDSNHANVSLSNKTAMTELGQLDYGIASTQLSGYNMALQATYQSYSKISALSLFNVL is encoded by the coding sequence ATGCGTATCGCCACCACCCAGTTTCACGCCACGCTGAACCGCTCGCTCGAGCTGAACCAGACCGCCGTAACCCGCCTGACCCAGCAGATGGCGAGCGGCAAGCGCGTCATGGTCCCGTCCGACGATCCGGTCACCAACGTGCGGCTCTCGCGCCTGACGCGCGAGGAAGCCATCATCGACCAGTATCGCGAGAATATCAGCGCGGTGAAGATCCGCCTGTCGAAGAACGAAAGCTACCTGTCCGGCATGATCGGCGACCTGAGCCAGGCGAGCGACCTGCTCGTGTGGGCCGCCGACGGCAGCAACACGCCCGACGACCTGAAGTCGATGGTCGACAGCCTGGTGGCACTGCGCGACAGCATGGCCTACACGGCCAATACCCGCGACCAGGAAGGCAAGTACCTGTTCTCCGGCACGCAGACCGATACGCCGCCGCTCGCGTTCGACGGTGCGACGTACAGCTATGCGGGCAACGCCGGCGAGCAGAAGGTGGTGGTCGGCAACGGCATCACGCAGACCGTCAACGTCAACGTGGGCGGCCTCGACGTGCTGCTGAACAAGATGAACGAGGCCATCGACGCGCTGGCGAACACGACCACCGATTCGTCGGTCGAACCGATGAAATCGCTGATCGCCGAAACGATGTCGCTCGTGCAGTCGACGCAGGACGGCCTGTCCGGCAAGGTGGCCAAGCTGGGCGGCGCGCAGAACGTGCTGGCCACGCTGGACAGCAACCATGCCAACGTGAGCCTGTCGAACAAGACGGCGATGACCGAACTGGGGCAGCTCGATTACGGTATCGCCTCCACGCAACTGTCAGGCTACAATATGGCCTTGCAAGCCACGTACCAGTCGTATTCCAAGATCAGCGCCCTGTCGCTGTTCAATGTGCTTTAA
- the flgK gene encoding flagellar hook-associated protein FlgK, which produces MPIINNALSGAIAAQAALNATSQNVANLQTKGYTRQGVLLTAVAPGLGTKQAGNGVEVSSLLRFADSYKTQQLWRANSELGRYTTQQPYLSQLEQVMGDDKSSLSNGVDNFFKALNAVGEEPTSAPLRGQVVAQAGALAESFNSIYQVTRNQQLSVQQQRDAILPNFNTLTQNIASLNQRIVAAGATGTNVSGLVDERDMAIDSLSQLTAIEVLEQPDGSRSVSLKSGQPLVAGNVAASIGIDTSGGTPQMQVTFARSVYAVDDTALGGQLGGLATFEKNTLKPLQESIVSMATQLGTMVNAQLAAGTDSAGNPGQPMFQVNGGGAGGIMAVTEGYNANDLALSSDGTPGDSGNLQALVDIKNQAITLPSVGSVIIGDADTQLVGKLGIDSQQNKSLLNTASTIRYQAEDDWAATSGVNRDEEAMNLVEFQNMYQANMKVIAVANTLFDSTLAMFG; this is translated from the coding sequence ATGCCTATCATCAACAACGCATTGTCCGGCGCCATCGCTGCCCAGGCCGCGCTGAACGCCACCAGCCAGAACGTCGCCAACCTGCAGACGAAGGGCTATACGCGCCAGGGCGTGCTGCTGACGGCCGTGGCCCCCGGCCTCGGCACGAAACAGGCCGGCAATGGCGTGGAAGTGAGCTCGCTGCTGCGCTTTGCCGATTCCTACAAGACGCAGCAATTGTGGCGCGCCAATTCCGAACTGGGCCGCTACACGACGCAGCAGCCTTACCTGTCGCAGCTGGAGCAGGTGATGGGCGACGACAAGTCGAGCCTGTCGAACGGCGTGGACAATTTCTTCAAGGCGCTGAACGCGGTGGGCGAAGAGCCCACGTCTGCGCCGCTGCGCGGCCAGGTGGTGGCGCAGGCCGGCGCGCTGGCGGAAAGCTTCAACAGCATCTACCAGGTCACGCGCAACCAGCAGCTTTCGGTGCAGCAGCAGCGCGATGCGATCCTGCCCAATTTCAACACGCTGACGCAGAACATCGCTTCGCTGAACCAGCGCATCGTGGCGGCGGGCGCCACCGGCACCAACGTGTCGGGCCTGGTCGACGAGCGCGACATGGCGATCGACAGCCTGTCGCAGCTGACGGCGATCGAAGTGCTGGAACAGCCCGACGGCAGCCGCTCGGTGTCGCTGAAATCGGGCCAGCCGCTGGTGGCCGGCAACGTGGCGGCGTCAATCGGCATCGATACCAGCGGCGGCACGCCGCAGATGCAGGTCACGTTCGCCCGCTCCGTGTACGCGGTGGACGACACGGCGCTGGGCGGCCAGCTCGGCGGCCTGGCCACGTTCGAAAAGAACACGCTCAAGCCGCTGCAGGAATCGATCGTGTCGATGGCCACGCAGCTGGGCACCATGGTCAACGCCCAGCTGGCGGCCGGCACGGACAGCGCCGGCAACCCGGGCCAGCCGATGTTCCAGGTGAACGGCGGCGGCGCCGGCGGCATCATGGCGGTGACCGAAGGCTACAACGCCAACGACCTGGCCCTGTCGTCGGACGGCACGCCGGGCGATTCCGGCAACCTGCAGGCACTGGTGGACATCAAGAACCAGGCCATCACCCTGCCCTCGGTGGGCAGCGTGATCATTGGCGACGCGGACACCCAGCTGGTGGGCAAGCTGGGCATCGACAGCCAGCAGAACAAATCCCTGCTCAACACCGCCTCCACGATCCGCTACCAGGCGGAAGACGACTGGGCGGCCACGTCGGGCGTCAACCGGGACGAGGAAGCCATGAACCTCGTCGAATTCCAGAACATGTACCAGGCCAACATGAAGGTCATCGCGGTGGCGAACACGCTGTTCGACTCCACGCTGGCGATGTTCGGCTAG
- a CDS encoding rod-binding protein, whose amino-acid sequence MDPRFTSTMPAGGALGLNEASSTLPKVAAPVDADPAAAAYKKKASEAAVKFESFFIGHMLKQMRSSTKELAGDDSIYKDSVNSDMLDMADNMVADQMAHQRAFGIADAILRQLLPAPAAPPAKPMTTPVTAAADAPQQNISSKT is encoded by the coding sequence ATGGACCCGCGCTTCACTTCGACCATGCCGGCGGGCGGCGCGCTGGGCCTGAACGAGGCCAGCTCCACGCTGCCGAAGGTGGCCGCGCCGGTCGATGCCGACCCCGCCGCCGCCGCGTACAAGAAGAAAGCCAGCGAAGCGGCCGTCAAGTTCGAAAGCTTCTTCATCGGCCACATGCTCAAACAGATGCGCAGCTCGACCAAGGAGCTGGCCGGCGACGACAGCATCTACAAGGATTCGGTCAACAGCGACATGCTCGACATGGCCGACAACATGGTGGCCGACCAGATGGCGCACCAGCGCGCGTTCGGCATCGCCGACGCGATCCTGCGCCAGCTGCTGCCCGCCCCGGCCGCGCCGCCGGCGAAGCCGATGACGACACCGGTGACCGCCGCTGCTGATGCTCCTCAGCAAAATATTTCCTCAAAGACTTAA
- a CDS encoding flagellar basal body P-ring protein FlgI: MKKLITSLLAAASLLLGVMPAQAAQPLRNLVSIEGVRENPLVGYGLVVGLNGSGDSTQVKFASQSVVNMLKQFGVKMPDGADAKSKNVAAVMVSAVFPPGYRRGQPIDVTVSSLGDAKSLRGGSLLLTPLRAADNEVYALAQGNLVVGGLSAAGKSGSSVTVNTPTTGRIPNGAMIEREIATDFSTNNTVRLSLKRPSFETATNIVESINRKFGGIASTDDATSVAVVAPENPTQRVAFMAKLEGLAIEAGLENPKVVFNSRTGTVVIADGLRVKAAAVTHGSLKVVISESSKVSQPNAFAGGQTAVTPQSNVSVDQGSGQMFKWPAGAKLQSIIDVVNSLGATPDDIMAILQALDQAGAIEGELVVI, encoded by the coding sequence ATGAAAAAACTGATCACTTCCCTGCTGGCCGCCGCATCCCTTCTCCTGGGCGTCATGCCCGCGCAGGCCGCCCAGCCGCTGCGCAACCTCGTATCGATCGAAGGCGTGCGGGAAAACCCGCTGGTCGGCTACGGCCTCGTCGTGGGCCTGAACGGCAGCGGCGACTCGACCCAGGTGAAATTCGCCAGCCAGTCCGTGGTCAACATGCTCAAGCAGTTCGGCGTGAAGATGCCGGATGGCGCCGATGCGAAAAGCAAGAACGTGGCGGCCGTGATGGTGTCGGCCGTGTTCCCGCCCGGCTATCGCCGCGGCCAGCCGATCGACGTGACCGTCTCGTCGCTCGGCGATGCGAAGTCGCTGCGCGGCGGCTCGCTGCTGCTCACGCCGCTGCGCGCGGCCGACAATGAAGTCTACGCGCTGGCACAGGGCAACCTGGTGGTCGGCGGCCTGTCCGCCGCCGGCAAGAGCGGCTCGTCGGTCACCGTCAACACCCCCACCACGGGCCGGATCCCGAACGGCGCGATGATCGAGCGCGAGATCGCCACCGATTTCTCGACCAACAACACGGTGCGCCTGTCGCTGAAGCGCCCCAGCTTCGAGACGGCCACCAATATCGTCGAGTCGATCAACAGGAAATTCGGCGGCATCGCCAGCACCGACGACGCCACCAGCGTGGCCGTCGTGGCGCCTGAAAATCCGACCCAGCGCGTGGCCTTCATGGCCAAGCTGGAAGGCCTGGCGATCGAGGCCGGGCTGGAAAACCCGAAAGTGGTGTTCAACTCGCGCACCGGCACCGTGGTCATCGCCGACGGCCTGCGGGTCAAGGCGGCCGCGGTCACCCATGGCTCGCTGAAGGTGGTGATCTCGGAAAGCTCGAAGGTCAGCCAGCCGAACGCGTTCGCCGGCGGCCAGACGGCTGTCACGCCGCAGTCGAACGTGTCGGTGGACCAGGGGTCGGGCCAGATGTTCAAGTGGCCGGCCGGCGCCAAGCTGCAGTCGATCATCGACGTGGTCAACAGCCTGGGCGCGACGCCGGACGACATCATGGCGATCCTGCAGGCGCTCGACCAGGCCGGCGCGATCGAAGGCGAACTGGTGGTGATCTGA
- the flgH gene encoding flagellar basal body L-ring protein FlgH, with translation MIKAQLCAMAAMLLAGCASSLAPPAVRPGPFDEPPQVLRSAAPRGTSGGVFSGDAGLSLTSDSRAFRVGDVVTVLLQETTQASKSAGTKLGKDSGIAVAAPNLLGKTFGKAGVDLSAGHSFQGDATATQQNALTGAITVVVQEVMPNGLLKVAGEKGVTLNQGEEFLRLRGYLRAADIDANNQVSSQRIANARIAYSAQGTLADTNQPGWLQRFFLGPLMPF, from the coding sequence ATGATCAAAGCGCAACTGTGCGCAATGGCCGCGATGCTGCTGGCCGGTTGCGCTTCCTCCCTGGCTCCTCCCGCCGTGCGTCCCGGTCCGTTCGACGAACCGCCGCAGGTGCTGCGTTCGGCCGCGCCGCGCGGTACGTCCGGCGGCGTGTTCTCCGGCGACGCCGGCCTGTCGCTGACGTCGGACAGCCGCGCGTTCCGCGTCGGCGACGTCGTCACCGTGCTGCTGCAGGAAACCACCCAGGCATCGAAAAGCGCCGGCACCAAGCTGGGCAAGGATTCCGGCATTGCCGTCGCCGCGCCCAACCTGCTGGGCAAGACGTTCGGCAAGGCGGGCGTGGACCTGTCGGCCGGGCACTCGTTCCAGGGCGACGCCACCGCCACGCAGCAGAACGCGCTGACCGGCGCGATCACCGTCGTGGTCCAGGAAGTGATGCCGAACGGCCTGCTGAAAGTGGCCGGCGAAAAGGGCGTGACGCTGAACCAGGGCGAGGAGTTCCTGCGCCTGCGCGGCTACCTGCGCGCGGCCGACATCGACGCCAACAACCAGGTGTCGTCGCAGCGCATCGCCAATGCCCGCATCGCCTACTCGGCGCAGGGCACGCTGGCCGATACCAACCAGCCCGGCTGGCTGCAGCGTTTCTTCCTTGGCCCCCTGATGCCGTTCTGA
- the flgG gene encoding flagellar basal-body rod protein FlgG, which yields MNPAMWISKTGVQAQDAKLQAIANNLANANTVGFKKDRVVFEDLFYSVEGQPGAQRADNNTLSPTGVQLGNGTHMVGTQKVFTTGSTQITSNQYDVAVVGNGFLQVRRPNGEAAFTRAGQLGLDANGVLINAQGLPVVPQITVPDNATSITIGENGTVTATIPGNTTPTELGQLTLTSFINPAGLQALGENLFQETASSGAPTEGRPGDAQFGKIKQGALEASNVQVVEEMVDMIAAQRTYEMNTKVLSAADNMLQYLAQAAR from the coding sequence ATGAATCCAGCAATGTGGATCAGCAAGACCGGCGTGCAAGCGCAGGATGCCAAGCTGCAAGCCATCGCCAACAACCTGGCGAACGCCAACACGGTCGGCTTCAAGAAGGACCGCGTGGTCTTCGAAGACCTGTTCTATTCGGTCGAAGGCCAGCCGGGCGCGCAGCGCGCGGACAACAACACGCTGTCCCCGACCGGTGTGCAGCTGGGTAACGGTACCCACATGGTCGGCACCCAGAAGGTGTTCACCACCGGCAGCACCCAGATCACCAGCAACCAGTACGACGTGGCCGTGGTCGGCAACGGCTTCCTGCAGGTGCGCCGCCCGAACGGCGAAGCCGCCTTCACCCGCGCCGGCCAGCTCGGCCTGGACGCGAACGGCGTGCTGATCAATGCACAGGGCCTGCCGGTCGTGCCCCAGATCACCGTGCCCGACAACGCCACGTCGATCACGATCGGCGAGAACGGCACCGTGACCGCCACGATCCCCGGCAATACCACGCCGACGGAACTGGGCCAGCTGACGCTGACCTCGTTCATCAACCCGGCCGGCCTGCAGGCGCTGGGCGAAAACCTGTTCCAGGAAACCGCGTCGTCCGGCGCGCCGACCGAAGGCCGCCCGGGCGATGCCCAGTTCGGCAAGATCAAGCAGGGCGCGCTGGAAGCATCGAACGTGCAGGTGGTCGAAGAGATGGTCGACATGATCGCCGCGCAGCGTACCTACGAGATGAACACGAAAGTGCTGTCGGCCGCCGACAACATGCTGCAGTACCTGGCCCAGGCCGCCCGCTGA
- a CDS encoding flagellar basal body rod protein FlgF codes for MDALIYTAMSGAERALRGQQVHANNLANMDTGGFRANLELATAQAAPGYGYDDRHMATLQANAISTKQGTLRPTGRDLDVAISGAGYLAVEGPTGEAYTRAGAITLNQDGTMTVNGMALLGEGGPITLPIHSKVEIGQDGTVSIQSPGGRGEMQVIDKLKLVNAEGSELTKNEAGLIVARDGQPLMTDNTVQVRSGHLEGSNVSAVEEMVATMSLNRTFEVQMKLFKAADDMTQAGNRLVSGN; via the coding sequence ATGGACGCACTGATCTATACCGCAATGAGCGGTGCCGAGCGGGCCCTGCGGGGCCAGCAGGTGCACGCCAACAACCTGGCCAACATGGACACGGGGGGCTTCCGGGCCAACCTGGAGCTGGCGACCGCCCAGGCGGCGCCCGGCTACGGCTACGACGACCGCCACATGGCCACGCTGCAGGCCAACGCGATCTCGACCAAGCAGGGCACGCTGCGCCCGACCGGCCGCGACCTCGACGTGGCGATCTCCGGCGCCGGCTACCTGGCCGTGGAAGGCCCGACCGGCGAGGCGTACACCCGCGCCGGCGCGATCACGCTGAACCAGGATGGCACGATGACGGTCAACGGCATGGCGCTGCTGGGCGAAGGCGGTCCGATCACGCTGCCGATCCACAGCAAGGTCGAGATCGGCCAGGACGGCACCGTGTCGATCCAGAGCCCGGGCGGCCGCGGCGAGATGCAGGTCATCGACAAGCTCAAGCTCGTCAATGCCGAAGGCAGCGAGCTGACCAAGAACGAAGCGGGCCTGATCGTCGCGCGCGACGGCCAGCCCTTGATGACCGATAACACGGTGCAGGTGCGCTCCGGCCACCTGGAAGGTTCCAACGTTTCCGCCGTGGAAGAAATGGTCGCCACGATGAGCCTGAACCGCACGTTCGAAGTGCAGATGAAACTGTTCAAGGCCGCCGACGACATGACGCAGGCCGGCAACCGGCTGGTAAGTGGTAACTAA